A stretch of Episyrphus balteatus chromosome 2, idEpiBalt1.1, whole genome shotgun sequence DNA encodes these proteins:
- the LOC129908296 gene encoding pickpocket protein 28-like produces the protein MKHITKNEEYLWDGVSQTCVLSSLFFHEEKLLANTSDLIKAMSIAAPTFNETLQKCYWRNKFYNCGEIFDSVLTDEGICFSFNSLKSEHYRTELYNARKKDFIGFELNNVKDLDWNLENGFNQQADEKTFPVRVIGPGDKESLVVSLRDRREDEEQLCRNSVRGFKVILHTPGEDPQVWKNFINVPLDQSVSLTIKPKIMTSEDLRHYSPERRQCYYQNERYLRYFKVYTQANCESEWLANMTLSECGCVKFSMPRNSSHPICGYHKLTCVDSVMYTSKEWTINYEKYLNAYNCLPTCISIEYKAELEHQVPINYAQIEESDEGFSNKDNSSYRVTKITLKFKEDNFNGLKRSELYSMSDFIANCGGLLGLFMGVSILSLVELVYFSTLRLLTNLKNRRITQQERNKRNTWADSGHLNILNGQTKNVKHRYSQ, from the exons ATGAAACATATTACAAAAAATGA ggAATACCTCTGGGATGGAGTATCACAGACATGCGTTTTAAGTTCTCTTTTCTTTCATGAAGAAAAGCTTTTAGCAAATACATCAGACTTGATCAAAGCTATGTCAATTGCAGCACCAACATTCAACGAGACTCTTCAAAAATGCTACTGGAGGAATAAATTTTACAATTGTGGAGAGATATTTGATAGTGTTTTAACTGACGAAGGAATTTGcttttcatttaattcacttaaATCTGAACATTATCGGACAGAATT GTACAACGCTCGCAAAAAAGATTTTATCGGTTTCGAATTAAACAATGTTAAAGATTTAGATTGGAATTTAGAAAACGGTTTCAACCAACAAGCTGATGAAAAGACTTTTCCTGTTCGTGTTATTGGACCTGGAGACAAAGAAAGCCTTGTTGTATCCTTAAGGGATCGAAGAGAAGACGAAGAACAATTATGTAGAAATTCTGTTCGTGGTTTCAAAGTAATTCTTCATACGCCAGGTGAAGATCCACAAGTGtggaagaattttattaatgttCCCTTAGATCAATCGGTTTCGTTAACAATCAAACCGAAAATTATGACCTCTGAAGATTTAAGACATTATTCCCCAGAAAG ACGCCAATGCTATTATCAGAATGAACGGTATTTGAGGTATTTCAAAGTCTACACTCAGGCTAATTGTGAGTCGGAATGGCTGGCAAATATGACTCTATCAGAATGTGGATGTGTCAAATTTTCAATGCCAA gaAATTCATCTCATCCAATTTGTGGATATCACAAACTTACATGTGTTGATTCGGTCATGTACACAAGCAAAGAATGGACaattaattatgaaaaatatttaaatgcttATAATTGTTTACCAACTTGTATAAGTATTGAATACAAAGCCGAGCTCGAACATCAAGTTCCAATAAACTATGCTCAGATAGAGGAATCAGATGAGGGTTTTTCAAACAAGGACAATTCAAG ctatcgAGTAActaaaattacattaaaattcAAAGAAGACAACTTTAATGGCTTGAAGAGATCCGAATTGTATAGTATGTcagattttattgcaaattgtgGAGGATTGCTGGGACTATTTATGGGTGTTTCGATTTTGAGTTTGGTGGAATTGGTATACTTTTCGACATTGAGATTATTGACGAATTTGAAAAACAGAAGAATAACACAACAGGAGAGGAACAAGAGAAATACTTGGGCTGATTCTGGtcacttaaatattttgaatggacagacaaaaaatgttaaacatcGATATTCGCAATAA
- the LOC129910305 gene encoding pickpocket protein 28-like encodes MSNAAPKLDDIFLQCHWTKNNRDCNKMFVPVLTEQGICFAFNSIKLTHYRTEFYESRQKDFFTNNATVNLDWDLENGYTKEKLYNLAAFPFHTPGDMESVKVLLIDKKDDEDHKCRVPSQGFKLILRVPGDEPQMSKKFVNVPFDQKVSLTIKPQIMTTSEGLRHYSPERRQCYYQNERYLRFFTVYTQANCEMECQANTSLFRCGCVKFSMPKKSGHAVCGIKNAECFEDITKNFGKWKFMSKSNIYGSDNEERTCIDSCLPTCLDIKYKAEIEHQVPYDHNYTRDTRLTEITIKFEDDVINGLTRSELYSTIDFIANCGGLLGLFMGVSILSVFEILYFFTIRLLWNLKSRQQIEPFDSKKFKETV; translated from the exons atgtcAAATGCAGCCCCAAAATTAGACGATATTTTTTTGCAATGTCATTGGACAAAGAATAATCGTGATTGTAATAAAATGTTTGTTCCCGTTTTGACAGAACAAGGAATCTGTTTTGCATTCAATTCAATCAAATTAACACACTATCGGACCGAATT ttacgaaTCCcgtcaaaaagattttttcacaAACAATGCCACTGTCAATTTGGATTGGGACCTAGAAAATGGCTACACCAAAGAAAAACTTTATAATTTGGCAGCTTTTCCATTTCATACTCCTGGCGATATGGAAAGTGTAAAAGTCCTTCTAATAGATAAAAAGGACGATGAAGATCACAAATGTCGAGTTCCTTCACAAGGTTTTAAGTTAATACTTCGCGTTCCAGGAGATGAACCTCAAATGTCGAAGAAATTTGTTAATGTTCCTTTTGATCAAAAAGTTTCGCTAACAATTAAACCCCAAATTATGACAACTTCTGAAGGATTGAGACATTATTCGCCAGAAAG acgCCAATGTTACTATCAAAATGAAcgatatttaagatttttcacggTCTACACTCAAGCCAATTGTGAAATGGAATGTCAGGCTAATACGAGCCTTTTTAGATGTGGATGTGTCAAATTTTCAATGCCAA aaaaatcaggACATGCAGTTTGTGGTATTAAAAATGCTGAATGCTTTGaagatattacaaaaaattttggtaaatggaaatttatgtcaaaatcaaatatttatggCAGTGATAATGAAGAAAGAACATGCATTGACAGTTGCTTGCCAACTTGTTTAGATATTAAATACAAAGCTGAAATTGAACATCAAGTTCCATATGATCATAATTATACAcg agatacGAGACTAACtgaaataacaataaaatttgAAGATGATGTCATTAATGGTCTAACACGTTCAGAATTGTATAGTACAAttgattttattgcaaattgcGGTGGTTTGTTGGGACTTTTTATGGGTGTATCGATTTTGagtgtgtttgaaattttgtacttttttacaaTAAGACTATTGTGGAACTTGAAATCAAGACAACAAATAGAGCCTTTTGATTCGAAGAAGTTTAAGGAAACTGTAtaa